One window from the genome of Variovorax sp. PAMC26660 encodes:
- a CDS encoding energy transducer TonB — protein MNFKDFSTLQIALGVSVIAHAALLAVRFVDPESFNRVFSETPLEVILVNSKTKDKPDPGAKVMAQTSLAGGGDLEKGRATSPLPPSSFTSVGDSFEDSRRQVEAMQAQQMQMLAQLKRDLAAMPVPDPRAAGDPTEAVAREEKRRQMVELLAEIERRVNEENARPKKRYLSPSTREAAYAIYVDTLRRRIEVRGTENFPTAAGKKLYGELKMTVTINNDGKVLDTAVDESSGDLTLDRRAQAIVRSIGNFGKFTDAMRKQTDQIVLQSRFKFTRDETIELSSQ, from the coding sequence ATGAATTTCAAGGACTTCAGCACGCTGCAGATTGCACTGGGCGTGTCGGTCATTGCGCACGCCGCGCTGCTCGCGGTGCGCTTCGTCGACCCCGAGTCGTTCAACCGGGTCTTCAGCGAAACGCCGCTCGAAGTGATCCTGGTCAACAGCAAGACCAAGGACAAGCCGGACCCGGGCGCCAAGGTGATGGCGCAGACCTCGCTCGCAGGCGGCGGCGACCTCGAAAAAGGCCGCGCAACCAGCCCGCTGCCGCCATCGAGCTTCACCTCCGTCGGCGATTCGTTCGAGGATTCGCGGCGCCAGGTCGAGGCCATGCAGGCCCAGCAGATGCAGATGCTCGCGCAGCTCAAGCGCGACCTGGCTGCAATGCCCGTGCCCGATCCGCGTGCCGCCGGCGACCCGACCGAAGCCGTCGCGCGCGAGGAAAAGCGCCGCCAGATGGTCGAGCTGCTCGCCGAGATCGAGCGCCGCGTGAACGAGGAAAACGCACGCCCCAAGAAGCGCTACCTGAGCCCTTCGACGCGCGAGGCCGCCTACGCCATTTACGTCGACACGCTGCGCCGCCGCATCGAAGTGCGCGGCACTGAAAACTTCCCCACGGCGGCCGGCAAGAAGCTCTATGGCGAGCTGAAGATGACCGTCACCATCAACAACGACGGCAAGGTGCTCGACACCGCGGTCGATGAAAGCTCGGGCGACCTGACGCTCGACCGCCGCGCGCAGGCCATCGTTCGCAGCATCGGCAATTTCGGCAAGTTCACCGACGCGATGCGCAAGCAGACCGACCAGATCGTGCTGCAGTCGCGCTTCAAGTTCACGCGCGACGAGACCATCGAACTCTCATCGCAGTAG
- a CDS encoding ribonuclease catalytic domain-containing protein — protein MFVLFEEAGKYLGGRVLSEAEASAQVELETGKRVKVKGANIVLRFEKPSPTELIAQARTLAAAMDLDLAWEFAAEGEFGFADLAADYYSDKPSLAQQAAALFALFEAPHYFRRAGKGRFKKAPAEIVQQALAAIEKKKAVQAQIVEWAGQLAEGVCPPPIREQLYKILFKPDKNAPEYKAVVDASRATQRPPLDLLERAGAIDSPYQFHWRRFLFENFPKGTGFPALAAPAIVDDLPVAVGVQAFSIDDSQTTEIDDALSVQGLGSGTVTVGIHIAAPALALTPGSAIDNVARARMSTVYMPGYKITMLPDEVVNTYTLLEGGDRPAVSLYARFDEATLELQGTETKLERVPIVANLRHDQLDAVVTQPWLEDAAFTNDNTPEAAANLRAPLSFLFRLAKQLKAQREVVRGKPENFNRPDYNFRLVGNDGNEPTGNEQVQISTRQRGAPLDLIVSEAMILANSTWGSWLGELGVPGLYRSQASLAPGIKVRMGTRALPHAGLGVKSYAWSTSPLRRYTDLVNQWQIIAAARHGKTAALAAPFKPKDADLFSILSGFDAAYATYNGYQGGMERFWTLKYLQQQGITELEATVIKDIPNGALVRADALPLVFPVAGQQERGARLRVKLGEIDEIALDVNGTVLERLDTPKTDADGAADDDSGEDEEVVAGPIAIAVDLSDNEAAPENTPA, from the coding sequence ATGTTTGTATTGTTTGAAGAAGCCGGCAAGTACCTCGGTGGCCGCGTGCTGTCGGAGGCCGAAGCATCGGCACAAGTCGAGCTCGAAACCGGCAAGCGCGTCAAGGTCAAGGGCGCCAACATTGTTCTGCGTTTCGAGAAACCGTCACCCACCGAGTTGATCGCGCAGGCGCGCACGCTCGCCGCCGCGATGGACCTGGACCTTGCCTGGGAATTTGCGGCCGAGGGCGAGTTCGGCTTTGCCGATCTCGCGGCCGACTATTACAGCGACAAGCCGTCGCTCGCCCAGCAGGCCGCCGCACTGTTCGCGCTGTTCGAGGCGCCGCACTACTTCCGCCGCGCGGGCAAGGGGCGCTTCAAGAAGGCGCCCGCCGAAATCGTGCAGCAGGCGCTGGCCGCCATCGAGAAGAAGAAAGCCGTTCAGGCGCAGATCGTCGAATGGGCCGGGCAACTGGCCGAGGGCGTGTGCCCGCCGCCGATCCGCGAGCAGCTCTACAAGATCCTGTTCAAGCCCGACAAGAACGCCCCCGAATACAAGGCTGTGGTCGACGCCTCGCGCGCCACACAGCGCCCGCCGCTCGATCTGCTGGAGCGCGCAGGCGCCATCGATTCGCCCTACCAGTTCCACTGGCGGCGCTTCCTGTTCGAGAACTTCCCCAAGGGCACCGGCTTCCCGGCGCTCGCGGCACCGGCCATCGTGGACGACCTGCCCGTGGCCGTTGGCGTGCAGGCCTTCTCGATCGACGATTCGCAGACCACTGAAATCGACGATGCGCTCTCGGTACAAGGCCTGGGCAGCGGCACCGTCACCGTCGGCATCCACATCGCCGCGCCGGCCCTGGCGCTGACACCCGGCAGCGCCATCGACAACGTGGCGCGTGCGCGCATGTCGACGGTCTACATGCCGGGCTACAAGATCACGATGCTGCCGGACGAGGTGGTCAACACCTACACGCTGCTCGAAGGCGGCGACCGCCCGGCCGTGTCGCTCTACGCGCGCTTCGACGAAGCCACGCTGGAGCTGCAAGGCACAGAGACCAAGCTCGAACGCGTGCCGATCGTCGCCAACCTGCGGCACGACCAGCTCGATGCCGTCGTCACGCAGCCCTGGCTCGAAGACGCCGCGTTCACGAACGACAACACGCCTGAAGCCGCAGCCAACCTGCGCGCCCCGCTCTCCTTCCTGTTCCGCCTCGCGAAGCAGTTGAAGGCGCAGCGCGAAGTGGTGCGCGGCAAGCCGGAGAACTTCAACCGGCCCGACTACAACTTCCGCCTCGTCGGCAACGACGGCAACGAACCCACCGGCAACGAGCAGGTGCAGATCAGCACCCGCCAGCGCGGCGCGCCGCTCGACCTGATCGTGTCCGAAGCGATGATCCTGGCCAACAGCACCTGGGGCAGTTGGCTCGGCGAACTCGGCGTGCCCGGGCTCTACCGCAGCCAGGCCAGCCTGGCGCCCGGCATCAAGGTGCGCATGGGCACGCGCGCGCTGCCGCATGCGGGCCTGGGCGTGAAAAGCTATGCGTGGAGCACCTCGCCGCTGCGCCGCTACACCGACCTCGTGAACCAGTGGCAGATCATCGCGGCCGCGCGCCACGGCAAGACCGCCGCGCTGGCCGCGCCCTTCAAGCCGAAGGACGCCGACCTGTTCTCGATCCTCTCGGGTTTCGACGCGGCCTATGCGACCTACAACGGCTACCAGGGCGGCATGGAACGCTTCTGGACGCTCAAGTACCTGCAGCAGCAGGGCATCACCGAGCTGGAAGCCACGGTCATCAAGGACATTCCCAACGGCGCGCTGGTGCGTGCCGATGCGCTGCCGCTGGTGTTCCCGGTGGCCGGCCAGCAGGAGCGCGGTGCGCGCCTGCGCGTGAAGCTCGGCGAGATCGACGAGATTGCGCTCGACGTGAACGGCACCGTGCTGGAACGCCTCGACACGCCGAAGACCGATGCGGACGGCGCCGCCGACGACGACAGCGGTGAAGACGAAGAAGTGGTGGCAGGCCCTATCGCCATTGCCGTCGACCTGAGCGACAACGAGGCCGCGCCGGAAAACACGCCGGCATGA
- a CDS encoding YqiA/YcfP family alpha/beta fold hydrolase produces the protein MDPQTTHLLYLHGFRSSPRSTKARLVAERVAQRHPNLQWWCPQLPPSPHDAIDMVMKGIADWPRKSMAVVGSSLGGFYATYVAGMTRCRAVLLNPAVHPARDLTRYIGDQTVWHDPAEHFYFRPEYIHELRAMEVGQLTRPERVFAIIAKGDEALDWHEMSARYPDSNIKLLEGSDHALSDFEKAHLDDVMAFINPV, from the coding sequence ATGGATCCGCAAACCACCCACCTGTTGTACCTGCACGGCTTTCGCTCCTCGCCCCGTTCGACCAAGGCACGGCTGGTCGCGGAACGCGTGGCGCAACGCCACCCCAACCTGCAGTGGTGGTGCCCGCAACTGCCGCCTTCGCCGCACGATGCCATCGACATGGTGATGAAGGGCATCGCGGACTGGCCGCGCAAATCGATGGCCGTGGTCGGTTCGTCGCTGGGCGGTTTCTACGCCACCTACGTGGCCGGCATGACACGCTGCCGCGCCGTGCTGCTCAACCCGGCCGTGCACCCGGCACGCGACCTCACGCGCTACATCGGCGACCAGACCGTGTGGCACGACCCGGCCGAGCATTTCTATTTCCGCCCCGAATACATCCATGAGCTGCGCGCCATGGAGGTCGGCCAGCTCACGCGGCCCGAGCGTGTCTTCGCCATCATCGCCAAGGGCGACGAAGCACTCGACTGGCACGAGATGTCGGCGCGCTATCCCGACAGCAACATCAAGCTGCTCGAAGGCAGCGACCACGCGCTGTCCGACTTCGAAAAAGCCCATCTCGATGACGTGATGGCCTTCATCAACCCCGTCTGA
- a CDS encoding response regulator has translation MLVTMNTEAHDDAMPRRWGVLVVEDDSRARAFFEASVQRSPRLFWLGSAGTVQEALAWLAHTVTIPDVLLVDLGMPDGTGLDVIRDAVARFPGCEPLVVSVFGDEENVLASIEAGAVGYIHKDAAPEDIAQTIVEMKAGASPISPMIARRVLAKYRSLQSAAMPGGAAAPGVAPEVAAGETDRGLLSAREHEVLTLIARGFSYAEIARLKGLSVHTVQTHIKNLYGKLAVHSKSEAVFEATRLGLLSHPG, from the coding sequence ATGCTCGTGACCATGAATACAGAGGCTCACGACGACGCAATGCCACGCCGATGGGGCGTGCTGGTCGTCGAAGACGACAGTCGCGCACGCGCCTTTTTCGAGGCCAGCGTGCAGCGCAGTCCGCGCCTCTTCTGGCTCGGCAGCGCGGGCACCGTGCAGGAGGCGCTGGCCTGGCTGGCCCACACCGTCACGATTCCCGATGTGCTGCTGGTCGACCTGGGCATGCCCGACGGCACCGGCCTGGACGTGATCCGCGATGCCGTCGCCCGTTTCCCCGGCTGCGAACCGCTGGTGGTGTCGGTCTTCGGCGACGAAGAGAACGTGCTCGCCAGCATCGAGGCCGGCGCCGTGGGCTACATCCACAAGGACGCCGCGCCCGAGGACATCGCGCAGACCATCGTCGAGATGAAGGCCGGCGCCTCGCCGATCTCGCCCATGATCGCGCGGCGGGTGCTGGCGAAGTACCGCAGCCTGCAGTCGGCGGCGATGCCGGGGGGCGCCGCCGCGCCAGGTGTTGCGCCCGAGGTGGCCGCAGGGGAGACCGATCGCGGCCTGCTGTCGGCACGCGAGCACGAGGTGCTGACGCTGATCGCCCGGGGCTTCTCGTATGCGGAGATTGCGCGGCTCAAGGGCTTGAGCGTGCACACGGTGCAGACCCACATCAAGAACCTTTACGGAAAGCTCGCGGTGCATTCCAAGAGCGAGGCGGTTTTCGAAGCGACGCGTCTCGGCCTGCTGTCTCATCCGGGCTGA
- a CDS encoding histidine kinase, protein MLLLLWPVLLLAGIAGAANAAAPDSPIELRQGTVTTTIDGVTRTAPVELSYHWDRMHQGRPGFANFDLPFTLEATPEAPWGIFIPRAGSVFEVQLNDALLQVYGDLGSGNQADYAKAPIYVPVPGHLLKKGDNHLQIHLRADSARRAGLSRVVIGPATPVRTEFFESAYAWRFTGSVLLTAFSLIVGGIALALWLTQVEVDAKGRTRREGLYFWAALAEFCWAIRVADGVIPEPPLSWGPWGVLMAACYAGWAVSVMMFGFHIAGWGRNPRYQWVRWPMGAIVVGTVVFSALSLHRDEPLWLTGWLAVEIVLIFLFVAAFAVATVRKPNAEQLLVAGAALVTVAFGARDWLVIRLSDAYGETTWVRYSSVFFGVALLLIVLRRFHAASVQARGSVAALAERVAQRERELAATYAELEAAARDQARTHERERILRDMHDGVGSHISSAIRQLQSGQTSSGDLLRTLRDSLDQLKLSIDSIHLPPGDIGALLAALRYRLEPRLAAAGIEFEWAVDEVAPVARLDAQAMRQLQFLLFEAISNVLQHAHASVLRIEAGMQGTTVQLRVIDNGRGFDAAHAPRSLAERAGAIGARLGLESRPGRTVVQLEFA, encoded by the coding sequence TTGCTGCTTTTGCTATGGCCGGTGCTGCTCCTTGCGGGCATCGCCGGGGCTGCGAATGCGGCTGCGCCCGACAGCCCGATCGAACTGCGCCAGGGCACCGTGACGACCACCATCGACGGTGTCACGCGCACAGCGCCGGTCGAGCTTTCCTACCACTGGGACCGCATGCACCAGGGCCGGCCCGGCTTCGCGAACTTCGACCTGCCGTTCACGCTCGAGGCCACGCCCGAGGCGCCCTGGGGCATCTTCATTCCGCGCGCCGGCAGCGTGTTCGAGGTGCAGCTCAACGATGCGCTGCTGCAGGTCTACGGTGACCTGGGCAGCGGCAACCAGGCCGACTATGCCAAGGCACCAATCTACGTACCGGTGCCGGGGCACCTGCTGAAGAAGGGCGACAACCATCTGCAGATCCACCTGCGTGCCGACAGCGCAAGGCGTGCCGGCTTGTCGCGCGTGGTCATCGGACCGGCCACGCCGGTGCGCACCGAGTTCTTCGAGAGCGCCTACGCCTGGCGCTTCACCGGCTCCGTACTGCTGACCGCCTTCAGCCTGATCGTCGGCGGCATCGCGCTGGCGCTCTGGCTGACGCAGGTCGAGGTCGATGCCAAAGGGCGGACGCGGCGCGAGGGCCTCTATTTCTGGGCCGCGCTGGCCGAGTTCTGCTGGGCGATCCGCGTGGCCGACGGGGTGATTCCCGAGCCGCCGTTGTCGTGGGGGCCTTGGGGCGTGCTGATGGCTGCCTGCTACGCGGGCTGGGCGGTCTCCGTCATGATGTTCGGTTTCCACATCGCAGGATGGGGGCGAAACCCTCGCTACCAGTGGGTGCGCTGGCCGATGGGCGCGATCGTGGTCGGCACCGTGGTGTTCAGCGCGCTGTCGCTGCACCGCGACGAGCCGTTGTGGCTCACCGGCTGGCTTGCTGTCGAGATCGTGCTCATCTTCCTGTTCGTCGCCGCCTTCGCTGTGGCCACCGTTCGCAAGCCGAACGCCGAGCAACTGCTGGTGGCCGGCGCCGCGCTGGTGACGGTGGCGTTCGGCGCACGCGACTGGCTGGTGATCCGGCTCAGCGATGCCTACGGTGAAACCACCTGGGTTCGCTATTCCTCGGTGTTCTTCGGCGTGGCGCTGCTGCTGATCGTGCTGCGGCGCTTTCATGCCGCGAGCGTCCAGGCACGGGGATCGGTGGCGGCGCTGGCCGAGCGGGTGGCGCAGCGAGAGCGCGAACTGGCGGCCACCTATGCAGAGCTGGAAGCGGCGGCGCGCGACCAGGCGCGCACCCACGAGCGCGAGCGCATCCTGCGCGACATGCACGACGGCGTGGGCTCGCACATCAGTTCGGCAATCCGGCAGTTGCAGTCGGGCCAGACCAGCTCGGGCGACCTGCTGCGCACGCTGCGCGACTCGCTCGACCAGCTCAAGCTGTCTATCGACTCGATCCACCTGCCGCCGGGCGACATCGGCGCCTTGCTCGCGGCGCTGCGCTACCGGCTGGAGCCCCGGTTGGCGGCGGCGGGCATCGAGTTCGAGTGGGCGGTGGACGAGGTCGCGCCGGTGGCGCGGCTCGACGCGCAGGCCATGCGACAACTGCAGTTTTTGCTGTTCGAGGCCATCTCGAACGTGCTGCAGCACGCCCACGCCAGCGTGCTGCGGATCGAGGCAGGCATGCAGGGCACGACGGTGCAGTTGCGCGTGATCGACAACGGTCGGGGCTTCGATGCAGCGCATGCGCCCCGGTCACTGGCGGAGCGCGCCGGGGCCATCGGCGCCCGGCTGGGGCTGGAAAGCCGACCGGGGCGCACCGTGGTTCAGCTCGAATTTGCTTGA
- a CDS encoding carboxypeptidase regulatory-like domain-containing protein, with protein sequence MRSQLLRLSLVAGLCISVAACGGGGGGGGGLPLGLGGSPTPTSPASTSLSGTAATGAAFGGATVTVQDQSGATVCTTQTDGQGTYNCVLSPATKPPLAVTAVRDDQSLYSTVASSGGTANITPLTTVIVSRLSPDGRPANLAAAIQADAGTVTDARLQQQTAALAAALKSVLDALGQASFDPISGKFSADGTGHDKVLDALLVSVRPDSSAANIEITVKGLPSGDGASPTSVIFRSSDASVPALPTSITADQLASLPPPTLLADLFNRLNACYRLPLSQRVTAPNDATAVTGGPADVTAPACRELFVGNDPAGYINSGFGVGRDANNQGGFSTLFRPENTGRTWDRANFEFFRPNGDLTLSYRATDVGDNVVFGTLTARKVGGTLKISGDGHVYASNVRPVFAYRDMINSPAFNSYTTGYGIPIRNRQENGAALFSKVIVTSPLNKVLTFIPQPGLSFLVVTRPDGTPELNNGINLRGIYENPSTPGSLASRESGIGLLDPQYTDQQISQLQDQSVWKFEFVHATSGVPNVIQYERTLSRAATIGEIRQQPLFDLTPAMRTQLVARTSADSGLVYPANSVNQPNILDISATGNQDAWVVPRGALAPSVLTAYGFAKSSTRFNDSVALSTTARKAMIDCSAETLGDTHCDSNAGKQYAEGTRVHYLAFEAYNARSLGITRYVLFYKQF encoded by the coding sequence ATGAGGTCTCAACTTCTGCGCCTGTCGCTCGTGGCAGGTCTTTGCATTTCGGTCGCCGCATGCGGTGGTGGCGGCGGTGGCGGCGGCGGCCTCCCCCTCGGCTTGGGCGGCTCGCCCACCCCGACCTCTCCCGCTTCGACGTCGCTCAGCGGCACGGCCGCCACCGGCGCGGCTTTCGGCGGCGCCACCGTCACGGTCCAGGATCAAAGCGGAGCAACGGTCTGCACCACCCAGACCGACGGCCAGGGCACCTACAACTGCGTGCTGTCCCCGGCAACCAAGCCTCCCCTCGCCGTCACCGCAGTGCGCGATGACCAGTCGCTCTACAGCACCGTCGCCAGCAGTGGCGGCACGGCCAACATCACGCCGCTGACCACGGTCATCGTGTCCCGACTGTCGCCGGATGGCCGGCCAGCCAATCTGGCAGCGGCCATCCAGGCCGACGCGGGCACCGTGACCGACGCGCGCCTGCAGCAGCAGACGGCCGCCCTCGCCGCCGCGCTCAAGTCGGTGCTGGACGCTCTCGGGCAAGCCAGCTTCGACCCGATCTCCGGCAAGTTCAGCGCCGATGGCACCGGGCACGACAAGGTGCTCGACGCGCTGCTGGTCAGCGTGCGCCCCGACAGCAGCGCTGCCAACATCGAGATCACCGTGAAGGGCCTTCCGTCGGGCGACGGCGCCTCTCCGACCTCCGTCATCTTCCGCAGCAGCGATGCCTCCGTTCCCGCGCTGCCGACGAGCATCACCGCGGACCAACTGGCCAGCCTTCCCCCACCGACCTTGCTGGCCGATCTGTTCAACCGCCTGAACGCGTGCTACCGGCTGCCGCTGTCGCAACGCGTCACCGCGCCGAACGACGCCACAGCCGTGACCGGCGGCCCGGCCGACGTGACCGCGCCTGCCTGCCGCGAACTCTTCGTCGGCAACGATCCTGCCGGCTACATCAACAGCGGCTTCGGAGTGGGCCGCGATGCCAACAACCAGGGCGGCTTCAGCACCCTGTTTCGTCCCGAAAACACGGGCCGCACCTGGGACCGTGCGAACTTCGAATTCTTCAGGCCGAACGGCGACCTGACGCTGAGCTACCGCGCGACCGACGTGGGGGACAACGTCGTCTTCGGCACCCTCACCGCGCGCAAGGTCGGCGGCACGCTCAAGATCTCGGGGGACGGCCACGTCTACGCCTCCAACGTGCGCCCCGTGTTCGCCTACCGCGACATGATCAACTCGCCCGCATTCAACTCGTACACCACGGGCTACGGCATCCCGATCCGGAACCGGCAGGAAAACGGCGCGGCGCTCTTCAGCAAAGTCATCGTGACCTCGCCGCTGAACAAGGTCCTGACCTTCATACCGCAACCCGGTCTGTCGTTCCTCGTGGTGACCAGGCCCGACGGCACGCCGGAGCTCAACAACGGCATCAACCTGCGCGGCATCTACGAGAACCCGTCCACGCCCGGCAGCCTGGCGAGCCGTGAATCCGGCATCGGCCTGCTCGACCCCCAGTACACCGACCAACAGATCAGCCAGTTGCAGGACCAGAGTGTGTGGAAGTTCGAGTTCGTGCACGCGACATCGGGTGTTCCCAACGTGATCCAGTACGAACGCACGCTCTCGCGCGCTGCAACGATCGGGGAAATCCGCCAGCAGCCACTGTTCGACCTGACACCGGCGATGCGCACCCAGTTGGTCGCCCGCACCAGCGCCGACTCCGGTTTGGTCTACCCCGCGAACAGCGTGAACCAGCCAAACATCCTGGACATCAGCGCCACCGGCAACCAGGACGCATGGGTTGTGCCGCGCGGTGCGCTGGCGCCCTCGGTGCTGACGGCCTACGGCTTCGCCAAGTCGAGCACTCGTTTCAACGACAGCGTCGCTCTGTCGACCACGGCGCGCAAGGCAATGATCGACTGCTCGGCCGAGACGCTTGGCGACACGCATTGCGACAGCAATGCAGGCAAGCAGTACGCAGAAGGAACCCGGGTGCATTACCTGGCGTTCGAGGCCTACAACGCACGCAGCCTCGGCATCACGCGCTACGTGTTGTTCTACAAACAGTTCTGA
- the rodA gene encoding rod shape-determining protein RodA: MSAVFNQPSLARRVAPIFQGFDGFLAFAVLLLAFAGLATMYSSGYDHGSRFIDHGRNMLLAGFIMFVVAQVPPQRLMMFAVPLYAAGVALLVAVALFGITKKGAQRWINVGVVIQPSEILKIAMPLMLAWWFQRREGQLRPLDFVVATVLLAVPVGLIMKQPDLGTSLLVLAAGMAVIFFAGLPWKLIVPPVLIGAVAVTLIVGFESKLCADGVDWKVLHDYQKQRVCTLLDPSKDPLGKGFHIIQGMIAIGSGGVGGKGFMQGTQTHLEFIPERTTDFIFAAYSEEFGLMGNLALIAAFILLIFRGLAIATNAPTLFSRLLAGAVTMIFFTYAFVNMGMVSGILPVVGVPLPFISYGGTAMVTLGLGLGILMSIARARKLAQN, encoded by the coding sequence ATGTCTGCCGTGTTCAATCAGCCCTCCCTGGCGCGTCGTGTCGCGCCCATCTTCCAGGGCTTCGACGGCTTTCTGGCCTTCGCCGTGCTCCTGCTGGCCTTTGCGGGGCTGGCGACCATGTATTCCTCGGGCTACGACCACGGTTCGCGCTTCATCGACCATGGCCGCAACATGCTGCTGGCGGGCTTCATCATGTTCGTGGTGGCGCAGGTGCCGCCGCAGCGGCTGATGATGTTCGCGGTGCCGCTCTATGCGGCGGGCGTGGCACTGCTGGTTGCAGTGGCGCTCTTCGGTATCACCAAGAAGGGTGCCCAGCGCTGGATCAACGTGGGCGTTGTGATCCAGCCCAGCGAAATTCTCAAGATCGCGATGCCGCTGATGCTGGCCTGGTGGTTCCAGCGGCGCGAAGGCCAGTTGCGGCCGCTCGACTTCGTGGTGGCCACGGTGCTGCTGGCGGTGCCGGTCGGGCTCATCATGAAGCAGCCCGACCTGGGCACGTCGCTGCTGGTGCTGGCGGCGGGCATGGCGGTGATCTTCTTTGCTGGCCTGCCCTGGAAGCTGATCGTGCCGCCGGTGCTGATCGGCGCGGTGGCCGTGACGCTGATCGTGGGCTTCGAGTCGAAGCTGTGCGCCGACGGCGTCGACTGGAAGGTGCTGCACGACTACCAGAAGCAGCGCGTGTGCACGCTGCTGGACCCGAGCAAGGACCCGCTGGGCAAGGGCTTCCACATCATCCAGGGGATGATCGCCATCGGCTCTGGCGGGGTGGGCGGCAAGGGCTTCATGCAGGGCACGCAGACGCACCTTGAATTCATTCCCGAGCGCACCACCGACTTCATCTTTGCCGCCTATTCCGAGGAATTCGGGCTGATGGGCAACCTGGCGCTGATCGCGGCCTTCATCCTGCTGATCTTCCGCGGGCTGGCCATCGCCACCAACGCGCCGACCCTGTTCTCGCGCCTGCTGGCGGGGGCGGTCACGATGATTTTCTTCACCTATGCCTTCGTCAACATGGGCATGGTGAGCGGCATCCTGCCGGTGGTGGGGGTGCCGTTGCCGTTCATCAGCTATGGCGGAACGGCCATGGTGACGCTGGGGCTGGGGCTGGGCATCCTGATGTCGATCGCCCGGGCCAGGAAGCTGGCCCAGAACTAG
- the tldD gene encoding metalloprotease TldD, producing the protein MISREPTIERLATAQQLLLTPFGLDESHLSKALAEITSHRVDDADLYFQYTRSEGWSLEEGIVKTGSFSIDQGVGVRAVSGEKTAFAYSDDISEASLLDAARTVRSISSAGRTGRVKTPTRKIASSRSLYDGIDPISTLDSTTKVKLLEKVEKLARSRDPRVAQVMAGLASEYDVVLVARADGTLAADVRPLVRLSVTVIAEQNGRREIGSGGGGGRFGLAYFTDEQIAEYVDHAVKAALTNLDARPAPAGEMTVVLGSGWPGILLHEAIGHGLEGDFNRKGSSAFAGRIGQRVAAKGVTVLDDGTIADRRGSLNVDDEGNASQRNVLIEDGILKGYIQDSLNARLMKVKPTGNGRRESYAHVPMPRMTNTYMLGGDKDPKEIVASIKKGLYATNFGGGQVDITSGKFVFSASEAYWVENGKIQYPVKGATIVGNGPDALTRVTMIGNDMALDSGVGTCGKEGQSVPVGVGQPTLRIDGLTVGGTA; encoded by the coding sequence ATGATCTCTCGCGAACCCACCATCGAGCGCCTCGCCACGGCGCAACAGCTCCTGCTCACGCCGTTCGGCCTTGACGAATCGCACTTGAGCAAAGCCCTGGCCGAGATCACCTCGCACCGGGTGGACGACGCCGATCTGTACTTCCAGTACACGCGCAGCGAAGGCTGGAGCCTCGAAGAGGGCATCGTCAAGACCGGCAGCTTCAGCATCGACCAGGGCGTCGGGGTGCGCGCGGTCAGCGGCGAGAAAACCGCTTTCGCCTATTCGGACGATATTTCCGAGGCTTCGCTGCTCGACGCGGCGCGCACGGTGCGCTCCATTTCCTCCGCAGGCCGCACCGGCCGCGTGAAGACGCCGACCCGCAAGATCGCATCGAGCCGCTCGCTGTACGACGGCATCGACCCCATTTCCACGCTCGACAGCACCACCAAGGTGAAGCTGCTCGAAAAGGTCGAGAAGCTGGCCCGCTCGCGCGATCCGCGCGTGGCGCAGGTCATGGCGGGCCTGGCGAGCGAGTACGACGTGGTGCTCGTGGCGCGCGCCGACGGCACGCTGGCCGCCGACGTGCGGCCGCTGGTGCGCCTGTCGGTCACTGTCATTGCCGAGCAGAACGGCCGCCGCGAGATCGGTTCGGGCGGTGGCGGCGGGCGCTTCGGCCTGGCCTATTTCACTGACGAGCAGATCGCCGAGTATGTCGACCATGCCGTGAAAGCGGCGCTCACCAACCTCGACGCCCGCCCGGCGCCGGCCGGCGAGATGACCGTGGTGCTCGGTTCCGGCTGGCCCGGCATCCTGCTGCACGAAGCCATCGGCCACGGGCTCGAAGGCGACTTCAACCGCAAGGGCTCGAGCGCCTTCGCCGGCCGCATCGGCCAGCGCGTGGCGGCCAAGGGCGTGACGGTGCTCGACGACGGCACGATCGCCGACCGCCGGGGCTCGCTCAATGTCGACGACGAGGGCAACGCCAGCCAGCGCAACGTGCTGATCGAGGACGGCATCCTTAAGGGCTACATCCAGGATTCGCTCAATGCGCGCCTCATGAAGGTCAAGCCCACGGGCAATGGCCGCCGCGAGAGCTACGCCCACGTGCCGATGCCGCGCATGACCAACACCTACATGCTGGGCGGCGACAAGGACCCGAAGGAAATCGTGGCCAGCATCAAGAAGGGGCTGTACGCCACCAACTTCGGCGGCGGGCAGGTCGACATCACGAGCGGCAAGTTCGTGTTCTCGGCGAGCGAGGCCTATTGGGTCGAGAACGGCAAGATCCAGTACCCGGTCAAGGGCGCGACCATCGTGGGCAACGGTCCCGATGCGCTGACCCGCGTGACCATGATCGGCAACGACATGGCGCTCGATTCGGGCGTCGGCACCTGCGGCAAGGAAGGCCAGAGCGTGCCTGTGGGCGTCGGCCAGCCGACCCTGCGCATCGACGGCTTGACAGTAGGTGGAACGGCTTAG